The stretch of DNA GTCTTGCCAAAGGCATCGCTGGGTAGCTATGTGCGGACGGGATAAGTGCTGAAAGCATCTAAGCATGAAGCCCCCCTCAAGATGAGATTTCCCATAGCGTCAAGCTAGTAAGAACCCTGAAAGATGATCAGGTTGATAGGTCAGAGGTGGAAGCGTGGTAACATGTGGAGCTGACTGATACTAATCGTTCGAGGACTTAACCAAGTTTTAAAGCGAACTCGTAGTTTACAAACACTTCTTCTGCATTATCTAGTTTTGAGAGAACGATCTCTCAAAGTAAATAGTCTGGTAACTATGGCGAGAAGGTCACACCCGTTCCCATACCGAACACGGAAGTTAAGCTTCTCAGCGCCGATGGTAGTTGGGACGAAAGTCCCTGTGAGAGTAGGACGTTGCCAGGCTATATATTATGGAGGATTAGCTCAGCTGGGAGAGCATCTGCCTTACAAGCAGAGGGTCGGCGGTTCGATCCCGTCATCCTCCACCATATATATTATTAATATACGCAGATGTAATTCTAATGCTAGAATAAGAAAGCGTGTACAAATTAATATTTATACTAAACCTATGCCGGGGTAGCTCAATTGGTAGAGCAACTGACTTGTAATCAGTAGGTTGGGGGTTCAAGTCCTCTCGCCGGCACCATTTTTCTTGTTTTATGATTTCATCAGATGAAGCATATCAAACTAGATGCTTTTTTATTAAACTTAATTTGCGGGTGTGGCGGAATTGGCAGACGCACCAGACTTAGGATCTGGCGCCGCAAGGCGTGGGGGTTCGACTCCCTTCACCCGCACCATTTCATTTTATATGCGGAAGTAGTTCAGTGGTAGAACACCACCTTGCCAAGGTGGGGGTCGCGGGTTCGAATCCCGTCTTCCGCTCCATAAGTGCCGGGGTGGCGGAACTGGCAGACGCACAGGACTTAAAATCCTGCGGTAGGTGACTACCGTACCGGTTCGATTCCGGTCCTCGGCACCACTTGTTTTTTTACGGGAAGTAGCTCAGCTTGGTAGAGCACTTGGTTTGGGACCAAGGGGTCGCAGGTTCGAATCCTGTCTTCCCGACCATTAATATTTTGGGGCCTTAGCTCAGCTGGGAGAGCGCCTGCTTTGCACGCAGGAGGTCAGCGGTTCGATCCCGCTAGGCTCCACTTTAATTATATAACTGTTTTGGCGGTGTAGCTCAGCTGGCTAGAGCGTACGGTTCATACCCGTAAGGTCGGGGGTTCGATCCCCTCCGCCGCTATTAAAATACTTATATAATTTTTTTGAAAAAATGGAGGAATACCCAAGTCCGGCTGAAGGGATCGGTCTTGAAAACCGACAGGCGGGTTAAACCGCGCGGGGGTTCGAATCCCTCTTCCTCCGCCATTTTTTCTTTTTTTCATATGTGGAGGGGTAGCGAAGTGGCTAAACGCGGCGGACTGTAAATCCGCTCCCTCCGGGTTCGGCGGTTCGAATCCGTCCCCCTCCACCATTTATAGGGGCATAGTTTAAAGGTAGAACTAAGGTCTCCAAAACCTTCAGTGTGGGTTCGATTCCTACTGCCCCTGCCAATACTACATATGTAAAATTTCAAGTATATACTGTGGAATTTTTTTATTTTAAAAGACTTTCAACTTATTAGTTGAAGGTCTTTTTCTTTTATTAAGAGAAACGAATGTTCTTAAAAAATGATACTCACGTATTTCTTTTTTCAGATGAAGGTGCTGTTCTAAACACAATGACTAAATTGTTTCATTTTATTTAACTATTTTGGGAAACCTATTGTGCATGCAGACACATAGATGGAAGGGGTAGTTCGATGCCAGAGCTTCCTGAGATGGAAACCTATAAGATCCTTTTAAATCAAAAAATAGTTGGTCAAGTCATTTCAGATATTCAAATCAATAGAGAAAAATCCATTAACCTTAATCCAGACCTTTTTAAAAGAACAGTTCTTCATAAAAAAGTAACTAATGTCCAAAGGAGAGGAAAGCACCTACTTTTCCATCTCCAAAATGGTCATGTGCTGCTGTTGCATTTAATGTTAGGGGGATGGATGTTCTATGGCCTTAAGTCGGAAAAACCAAAACGAACCATCCAAGTCCAAATTTCCTTTGGAGAAAATCATCTTTACTTTATCGGTCTTCGACTTGGATATCTTCATCTATATAATCGACAAGAAGCTGAGGAGAAACTCACCGATTTAGGACCTGAACCATTGGCTAACGATTTCACTTTAAATCATTTTCTAGAAATGATTAGTCATAAGCATGGACGATTAAAGACCACTTTACTTGATCAAGAGTTTATTGCTGGGATCGGAAATTGCTATTCAGCAGAGATTTGTTTCCATGCTGGAATTTTGCCTATGAAACACATTGATCAAATAGAGGAATCAAAAAGGAACATGCTATATCATTCAATGAAGGCAGTCCTGCAGGACGGAATAAAGTACGGTGGTTATATGGACAATCCTTTATTTAATGGAGATACCTTAACGGGGGGATTTAATGAGAGATGTCAAGTTTATGACCGGGAAGGCAAGAACTGTAATCGTTGTGGGGCCATTATTATAAATGAAATGGTGTCTTCTAGAAAGACATTTTACTGTCCTAATTGTCAAAAGTAAACTAAGACCTGCTACATTAGCGGGTTTTTATTTTTGTCAAAAAAAAGTGAAAGTAATTGTTTCGTATTTCACACAAATGTAATATACTATATACAAATAAGTATAGCACATTTATAATTAATCTAACGAATATAACATATTTATTATAAGTAAGGGGGTGGTAATGATTAAACTAACTAAAAGACAGGATGAAATCCTACAGATTGTGAAACAAAATGGACCGATTACAGGAAAAGAAATTGCAGAAAAGCTTTCGTTAACACGGGCTGCTTTAAGACCAGATCTTGCCATCTTAACGATGTCGGGAAACTTGGATGCCAGACCTCGTGTGGGGTATTACTTTAATGACAATTATGAAGTAAAACAGAAGGCGAAAAAGTTTATTCACCAAAAAGTAAATGATTATAAGGCTCATCCAATTGTAGTCGAAAAATCAACCTCCGTTTACGATGCTATTGTTCAGTTGTTTTTAGAAGATGTAGGTACACTTTATGCAGTGGATACTGAAGGGCTTTTAGCAGGAGTAATATCAAGGAAAGACTTACTAAGAGCTTCACTTGGCAATAAGAATCTTAATGACTTACCAGTAAGTGTCATTATGACTAGAATGCCTAATATCATCACCATCGAACCGGAGGAAACACTGTTAGAAGCCGCCAAAAAAATGATTCACAATCACATTGATTCTCTACCAGTAGTGAAGGTAGAAGACCAACTGAAAAATACATATTTGCTTGTGGGAAGAATCACAAAAACCACGATTACAAGGGCATATCTCGAAATTATGGAAGAAAAAACAGACTAAGAGGAGTGGCTGTTATTTTGGTACAGAAAGAAGTGGTTTATGTAGTTTCTGACTCAGTGGGGGAAACAGCTGAGTTTGTAGTAAAAGCAGTCGCAACACAATTTAATGGAGGTCATGTGGAAATTCGCAGAAGTTCATATGTAGAGGACTTTGAAGATATTGAAGATGTCCTTTTACTTGCGAAAAGAGGCAACTCCATCATTGCATATACGATTGTTGTTCCTACCTTAAAACTATATTTAGATAGCAGAGCCTTAGAAGAGGGTATATTAGCAGTAGATTTACTTGGTCCATTGATGAATGCGTTCGTAACTAGATTTAATAAGCAACCGCATCATCAACCAGGTTTGATGAGAAAGCTAGATGAAGAATATTTCCGAAAAATTGAAGCTATTGAGTTCGCTGTGAAATATGACGATGGTCGTGACCCAAGAGGAATTACAAAGGCTGATATTGTTTTAGTCGGGGTATCTAGAACATCAAAAACGCCATTATCTATGTACCTAGCACATCAGCGCTTTAAAGTGGCCAATGTTCCATTAGTCCCGGAAGTGCAGCCACCAGATGAATTATTTCAAATCCCAAGAAAAAATTGTATTGGATTAATCATTTCACCAAATAAATTAAACGAAATTCGGACAGAACGTCTGAAGGCTTTAGGGTTAGCTTCACAAGCAAATTACGCAAGCTTTGAGAGAATATTAGAGGAACTCGACCATGCTGAAAAAATTATGAAACGTGTAGGCTGTCCCGTTATTGATGTATCTAATAAGGCTGTGGAAGAAACGGCAGGCTTAATATTAGAAGTGTTAAAAAAAGAGAGGAGCTTTTAATAATGGACAAATTCGTTTATTTATTTCATGAAGGAAATGGCAATATGAAAGAATTGCTAGGAGGCAAGGGAGCGAATCTAGCAGAAATGACTAGAATTGGATTACCTGTTCCATACGGTTTTACTATTACGACACAGGCTTGCAATGCATACTATGAAGCTAGTAAAACCATTCCTACAATTGTAGAAAAACAAACGCTAGAAGCACTTGTCCGCTTAGAAGAGAAAATGGGTAAAAAATTAGGCGACCCGAAAAATCCTCTCCTTGTTTCAGTACGTTCAGGTTCCGTTTTTTCCATGCCTGGTATGATGGATACCATCTTGAACTTAGGAATTAATGATGAAACAGTTGTTGGTATGGCGAAGCTGACGAATAACCCTCGTTTTGCCTATGATTCTTACAGAAGATTCATCCAAATGTTCAGTAACGTGGTCCTTGAAATTGATACGTATTACTTTGAACAATTATTAGAAGAAACACGCGAGCTAAAGGGATACTCCACTGATCCAGAGTTAACTGCAGAAGACTGGAAAGAGGTAATCAAAGGGTATAAAGGAATTGTTAAAAAGCATACAAGAAAAGACTTCCCACAGGAACCAAAAGAACAATTGTTCCTTGCAATTAATGCCGTCTTTAATTCATGGAATAATCAACGTGCAATTGTTTATCGACGTTTAAATAAAATACCGGATCATTTAGGAACTGCTGTCAATATCCAAAGCATGGTGTTCGGAAATATGGGGAACGATTCTGGAACAGGTGTGGCGTTTACAAGAAATCCATCTACGGGGGAACATCTTCTCTACGGCGAGTACTTAATCAATGCTCAAGGCGAAGATGTGGTTGCCGGAATCCGTACACCTCAGGCAATCGCTACATTAGAGGATGAAATGCCAGGTGTTTATAAACAATTTGCTGAAACGTGCAAACGGTTGGAACAGCACTATCAAGAAATGCAGGATATTGAATTCACTGTGGAACGCGGTAAGCTGTTCATCCTGCAAACACGTAATGGGAAGCGTACGGCACAAGCAGCGATTCGCATTGCCGTTGAAATGGTAAAAGAAGGTATAATCGACAAAAAGACAGCTCTTTTACGTGTAGATCCAGATCAATTAAACCAATTGCTCCACCGACGTATTGATGATGCGTTTGAGAAACGAATTTTGGCAAAAGGTCTCCCAGCTTCACCTGGTGCTGCAACAGGTCAAGTAGTCTTTGATGCGGATGAAGCAGAACAATTAGGAAATGATGGCAAGAAGGTGATTCTGGTACGACCAGAAACTACACCTGATGATATCCATGGTATTGTGGCTTCCCAAGCAATATTAACAAGCCGGGGTGGAATGACTAGCCACGCGGCTGTTGTAGCACGAGGGATGGGGAAAGCCTGTATCTGTGGATGTGAAGCCTTAAAGATTGATTTAAAGGCGAAACAGTTCACAATTGGTAATACCCTCGTTAATTATGGAGATATTATTACCATTGATGGTTCGACTGGTGAAATTATGCTTGGTGAAATTCCAATGATTGATCCTGAACTTTCAGATGAGTTCCAGCTATTACTGGCATGGGCCGACCAAGAGCGGAAAATTGGTGTCCGAGCAAATGCTGATAACCCTGAAGATGCGAAGAAAGCATTTGAATTTGGGGCAGGCGGAATTGGCTTATGCCGCACGGAACATATGTTTATGGATTTAAAACGTATTCCGATAGTACAAAAAATGATTCTTGCTGATAATTATGGGGAGAGAATGGAGGCCTTGAACCAGCTGTTACCAATGCAGCAGAGTGATTTTGAAGGGATTTTTGAAGCAATGCAGGGGTTCCCTGTGACTATCCGTTTACTTGACCCGCCGCTTCATGAATTTTTACCAGATAAAGAGGAACTGTTAGTAGAAGTGACTAAGCTTCAACTGACTGACCCTCAATCTGTGGAATTAAAGCAAAAAGAAAAATTACTTAAAAAGATTCGTCAGTTAGATGAATTTAACCCAATGCTTGGCCACCGTGGCTGCCGTCTTGGAATGATCTATCCAGAAATTTACGAAATGCAGGCAAAAGCAATCTTCTACGCAGCATCAGCACTTGCAGAAAAGGGAATGGTAGTTGAGCCAGAGATCATGATTCCTTTAGTCGGTCATGTTAATGAGCTAAAACAAATGCGTCAGCTTGTGGTAGAAGCAGCATTACGTATCCAAGAAGAGACAGGGAAGAATTTCAGATATACCATTGGAACAATGATTGAGATTCCTCGTGCAGCAATAACTGCAGACCAAATAGCAGAGGAAGCTGATTTCTTCTCGTTTGGTACAAATGACTTAACACAAACAACCTTCGGCTATAGCCGAGATGATGCGGAAGGAAAATTCCTTCAGGCCTATATCGAAAATAAAGTGCTTCCAGAAAATCCTTTCGCTGTCCTTGACCAAAAGGGGGTAGGTAAGCTAGTTGAAATGGGAGTACAGCTAGGACGATCAACAAAACCTTCATTAAAAACAGGTATTTGCGGTGAGCATGGCGGCGAAAAGAGCTCGATTGATTTCTGCTACCGAACAGGCTTAGATTATGTGAGCTGTTCTCCATACCGTGTACCATTAGCTAGACTAGCAGCGGCACAGGCAACCATTCGACACGAGTTAAATAAAGAAGAAGTGTTTACAACAGCATAATATGAAGAGAGGATGTGTGCCTTGTGCAGCATCCTCTTATTTTTGAAAATGTAATCATGATTAGTCTATTTTTGCAAATAATATAAAAAATACTATCAAAGGGGTTAGAAAATGGGGGCTATTGAGCGGAATGGATATCGGTTTGTACCAGAATACAGTGTGATTCAACAGAATGGGGCCATTCATGTCTATAAACGAAAGGATTTTATTGAAGAAATCCAATTTAAGTTTTCGGGAAAGTTTCCAGAACTGGACCAAATAGAGGATCTAGTCGATAAGTACTGTGATTTGCATAATATTTAAAGAACACTTGTTCGGTATATTGTTTAATGATATAATTGAAAATGCAATAGTATAGTTTTCTCAAGGGTGGACGGCACACTCTCCTATCGAAAGGGGGTGATGCTTTTTGACAGTTTTTCAAGCATTGACGTTAGCTATATCGTTTGCTAGTCTCATTGTCACTGTTCTGTCTTTCCACAAAAAAAAATAACCCACCCTTGAGCCGGCAAGCAGAAGTGGTGGATTATGCCCTTTATGCCGATCCCCTGTAAGGGAATCAACTATTGCATGACCGAGCGTGTCTCAGGACTCTCGGTCTTTTTTACTATATGATTATCTATACTCACATTATACATAACTTTAAGTAAAAAGGAAATTCAAAATATATATAGGAGGGGTCGTATTGAGTAAATTACTTACCATTTACCCTCAAGCAATTGAACATACAAAAATGAAGATTCAAGAAGATATGGATCGATATTTAGAAGGGAAGGAATCATTGCCAACCTTTGAAGAATATTTAGCTGATCGCAGCCACTATATAGAACAAATCTGGGTCAATGTATGGTTAAATAAATCAACAAATGATGTACCGAAAAATGAAAAAAAGACTTTTTTAAGCGAAAAAGGCTATGAGGTGCAAGGGATTGACCGGAAGTTTTTAAATAAGTTATTTCGGGATGAAATGAGAACGTATCAGCCCTTTGATGCACTTGACTGGATTAACAAAACATTTGCTGGGCAGGAAGAGGTGTGGGAAAAACGATATCATAATGCAAAGGAAAACTATATAAAGCAACAAGTGCAGAAACAACTTGATGAGCAGAAGCAAGAAATACGAATGGATATAGAAGAGGAAGCCAGCAACATTATTGAGAACCATTACGAATCATTTTACTTACATGTTCGATTCTTCGTTGCTACCCAATTAAGGGCGGATCTCGAAAATAATACGAAGTTTCAATCGGTTGATACATTTGCACTCGAGGAAAAATTGGTCAATGAAGGTCCGTTTAACCCCGCTACATATACTACTGTTGCCACTTTCTTTGAAGAACTGACAGGTGATATTCATAAAACCCTTCATTTGGGACGAAGTTTCTACGAATACCAAACCTACTTCTTTGTGTATGAAAGTTTAATTTCTGATTATGTGTCAGAGCTTATACCACAAGAAGTGTTAGAACAGCTACCACAAGATTTAAAAGCGAATTTTTTTGATATTTTTCATGAACCGCTTTCTGCATCTTTCGTTAAAGGCAGTATCGCACAGCTTCTTTATGAAGTTGAGGGCTATTTTATCGAAGACATTCAAGAAGAATATCTTTCAGACTTAGTCAAACTAACTGAACTTCCTTTTGACCTTGCGGCACACAAGGAAGTTTTTGAAAAAGATTTGCAGGAACGGGAAAAAAAGAAGCGAGAAGAGCAGGAAGAGGTAGAACGGAAAAAGGAAGCAGAAGAGCGGATGATGAAGGATATATTTGGTACTGAATATGATCCTTCACTAAAGAGAAAAATCCGGTATGTCCTTCACATTGGTGAGACCAATACAGGAAAAACCCATCATGCATTAGAAAAAATGAAAGAGGCAGGCAGTGGATTATATTTAGCACCACTACGGTTATTAGCTTTAGAGGTATATGATAAGTTAAATGTAGAAGGGACACCGTGTTCTTTAAAAACAGGAGAAGAGGAGAAAATCGTTCCTAATGCAAGCCATATTTCCTGTACGGTAGAAATGTTTCATGAAAAGGAGTTTTATGAAGTTGTAGTAATCGATGAAGCACAAATGATCACAGATAAGGACCGTGGCTTTTCATGGTATAAAGCCATCACGAAAGCAAATGCACAGGAAGTCCATATTATAGGAAGCAGAAATTCTAAATCCATGATTCTCCAGTTATTAGGTGATTCGAATATTGAAATTAATGAGTATTCCCGTGATACACCGTTAGAAGTGGAGAAGAAAGAATTTCATATTAAACATGTGAAAAAAGGCGACGCCCTTATTTGTTTTTCAAGAAGACGTGTCCTAGAAACAGCCTCAAGATTGCAAAATGATGGTCACTCGGTC from Bacillus sp. SLBN-46 encodes:
- the mutM gene encoding bifunctional DNA-formamidopyrimidine glycosylase/DNA-(apurinic or apyrimidinic site) lyase, whose translation is MPELPEMETYKILLNQKIVGQVISDIQINREKSINLNPDLFKRTVLHKKVTNVQRRGKHLLFHLQNGHVLLLHLMLGGWMFYGLKSEKPKRTIQVQISFGENHLYFIGLRLGYLHLYNRQEAEEKLTDLGPEPLANDFTLNHFLEMISHKHGRLKTTLLDQEFIAGIGNCYSAEICFHAGILPMKHIDQIEESKRNMLYHSMKAVLQDGIKYGGYMDNPLFNGDTLTGGFNERCQVYDREGKNCNRCGAIIINEMVSSRKTFYCPNCQK
- a CDS encoding helix-turn-helix transcriptional regulator, which produces MIKLTKRQDEILQIVKQNGPITGKEIAEKLSLTRAALRPDLAILTMSGNLDARPRVGYYFNDNYEVKQKAKKFIHQKVNDYKAHPIVVEKSTSVYDAIVQLFLEDVGTLYAVDTEGLLAGVISRKDLLRASLGNKNLNDLPVSVIMTRMPNIITIEPEETLLEAAKKMIHNHIDSLPVVKVEDQLKNTYLLVGRITKTTITRAYLEIMEEKTD
- a CDS encoding pyruvate, water dikinase regulatory protein; translated protein: MVQKEVVYVVSDSVGETAEFVVKAVATQFNGGHVEIRRSSYVEDFEDIEDVLLLAKRGNSIIAYTIVVPTLKLYLDSRALEEGILAVDLLGPLMNAFVTRFNKQPHHQPGLMRKLDEEYFRKIEAIEFAVKYDDGRDPRGITKADIVLVGVSRTSKTPLSMYLAHQRFKVANVPLVPEVQPPDELFQIPRKNCIGLIISPNKLNEIRTERLKALGLASQANYASFERILEELDHAEKIMKRVGCPVIDVSNKAVEETAGLILEVLKKERSF
- the ppdK gene encoding pyruvate, phosphate dikinase; amino-acid sequence: MDKFVYLFHEGNGNMKELLGGKGANLAEMTRIGLPVPYGFTITTQACNAYYEASKTIPTIVEKQTLEALVRLEEKMGKKLGDPKNPLLVSVRSGSVFSMPGMMDTILNLGINDETVVGMAKLTNNPRFAYDSYRRFIQMFSNVVLEIDTYYFEQLLEETRELKGYSTDPELTAEDWKEVIKGYKGIVKKHTRKDFPQEPKEQLFLAINAVFNSWNNQRAIVYRRLNKIPDHLGTAVNIQSMVFGNMGNDSGTGVAFTRNPSTGEHLLYGEYLINAQGEDVVAGIRTPQAIATLEDEMPGVYKQFAETCKRLEQHYQEMQDIEFTVERGKLFILQTRNGKRTAQAAIRIAVEMVKEGIIDKKTALLRVDPDQLNQLLHRRIDDAFEKRILAKGLPASPGAATGQVVFDADEAEQLGNDGKKVILVRPETTPDDIHGIVASQAILTSRGGMTSHAAVVARGMGKACICGCEALKIDLKAKQFTIGNTLVNYGDIITIDGSTGEIMLGEIPMIDPELSDEFQLLLAWADQERKIGVRANADNPEDAKKAFEFGAGGIGLCRTEHMFMDLKRIPIVQKMILADNYGERMEALNQLLPMQQSDFEGIFEAMQGFPVTIRLLDPPLHEFLPDKEELLVEVTKLQLTDPQSVELKQKEKLLKKIRQLDEFNPMLGHRGCRLGMIYPEIYEMQAKAIFYAASALAEKGMVVEPEIMIPLVGHVNELKQMRQLVVEAALRIQEETGKNFRYTIGTMIEIPRAAITADQIAEEADFFSFGTNDLTQTTFGYSRDDAEGKFLQAYIENKVLPENPFAVLDQKGVGKLVEMGVQLGRSTKPSLKTGICGEHGGEKSSIDFCYRTGLDYVSCSPYRVPLARLAAAQATIRHELNKEEVFTTA
- a CDS encoding YbxH family protein — protein: MGAIERNGYRFVPEYSVIQQNGAIHVYKRKDFIEEIQFKFSGKFPELDQIEDLVDKYCDLHNI
- a CDS encoding putative holin-like toxin — translated: MTVFQALTLAISFASLIVTVLSFHKKK
- a CDS encoding DEAD/DEAH box helicase, whose amino-acid sequence is MSKLLTIYPQAIEHTKMKIQEDMDRYLEGKESLPTFEEYLADRSHYIEQIWVNVWLNKSTNDVPKNEKKTFLSEKGYEVQGIDRKFLNKLFRDEMRTYQPFDALDWINKTFAGQEEVWEKRYHNAKENYIKQQVQKQLDEQKQEIRMDIEEEASNIIENHYESFYLHVRFFVATQLRADLENNTKFQSVDTFALEEKLVNEGPFNPATYTTVATFFEELTGDIHKTLHLGRSFYEYQTYFFVYESLISDYVSELIPQEVLEQLPQDLKANFFDIFHEPLSASFVKGSIAQLLYEVEGYFIEDIQEEYLSDLVKLTELPFDLAAHKEVFEKDLQEREKKKREEQEEVERKKEAEERMMKDIFGTEYDPSLKRKIRYVLHIGETNTGKTHHALEKMKEAGSGLYLAPLRLLALEVYDKLNVEGTPCSLKTGEEEKIVPNASHISCTVEMFHEKEFYEVVVIDEAQMITDKDRGFSWYKAITKANAQEVHIIGSRNSKSMILQLLGDSNIEINEYSRDTPLEVEKKEFHIKHVKKGDALICFSRRRVLETASRLQNDGHSVSMIYGSMPPETRKKQIEQFNKGRTKVIVATDAIGMGLNLPIRRIVFLENEKFDGTRRRLLTSQEVKQIAGRAGRKGIYDVGKVAFTADIKKMRNLLLQEDEPVHTFAIAPTNSVFERFQRYYHDLGTFFELWGKFESPKGTKKASLSEEKTLYQLISGTEIEARLPLMDLYGFLHLPFSKNESALTRQWEETMYSIIQGRELPEPIVKERSLEELELSYKAIGLHLLFLYRLGERTEAIYWERLREEVSDRVQDRLKTDIKKFVKKCKNCGKKLPWDHSFPTCDVCHAAKYRKYRNGDDY